From one Solanum stenotomum isolate F172 chromosome 12, ASM1918654v1, whole genome shotgun sequence genomic stretch:
- the LOC125847752 gene encoding B3 domain-containing protein REM16-like isoform X1, with translation MATICERCKVLEKQKYWEEFDKQHKFFKIMINDFRRRLRIPQKFVTCFKNSHKLLGQKILTGPSGNTWLVEVVRTEEDDYVFCNGWEVFVKDHCLEDADMLVFKMDGFSAFDVMIFDASACEKETTFFVKKNRNPCKHPDEVTDEHTTEQQSSEDETSNDDDTDEEENIQEPTRGRKSSRGKQYQFQSLQSSKGKKMKKILVAKQDNRKRKCTPISSRKKNVEPEEKRPMFSNRRRVPEKEKMKVHQLASRHTSSVPSLLMTMQPTHVYMGQLKLPKEWAQKNMKKKSETITLRIPSSGRTWSASIRCRMEGLVIQSGWDDFAMDNDLEEFDICVFELAQGGKHDSKPVILDVYIYPVENEIMRPL, from the exons ATGGCTACCATCTGTGAAAGATGCAAAGTTCTTGAGAAACAAAAGTACTGGGAAGAGTTTGACAAACAACACAAGTTTTTCAAGATAATGATCAATGATTTCAGGCGTAGATTG CGCATTCCACAAAAGTTTGTGACTTGTTTTAAGAACAGTCACAAACTGTTAGGCCAGAAGATTCTAACAGGTCCAAGTGGCAATACATGGTTAGTTGAAGTTGTTAGAACAGAGGAGGATGATTATGTTTTCTGTAATGGCTGGGAAGTATTTGTCAAAGATCATTGCTTGGAAGATGCTGATATGTTGGTGTTCAAAATGGATGGTTTTTCAGCTTTTGATGTCATGATTTTTGATGCAAGTGCTTGTGAAAAAGAGACTACTTTCTTTGTCAAGAAAAATAGGAACCCTTGTAAACATCCAGATGAAGTAACAGATGAACATACAACTGAGCAACAGAGTAGTGAAGATGAAACTTCAAATGATGATGATACGGATGAGGAGGAAAATATACAAGAGCCTACGAGAGGGCGCAAATCGTCGCGTGGAAAACAGTATCAGTTCCAGTCACTTCAGTCTAGTAAAgggaagaaaatgaagaaaatcttgGTAGCCAAGCAGGACAATAGGAAAAGGAAGTGTACACCTATTTCGTCTCGCAAGAAAAATGTTGAACCTG AGGAAAAAAGGCCTATGTTCTCAAACAGACGCCGGGTTCCggagaaagagaagatgaaaGTTCATCAACTGGCCTCAAGACACACATCTTCCGTGCCTTCTCTTCTGATGACAATGCAGCCCACACATGTCTACATGGGTCAACTG AAACTCCCAAAGGAATGGGCACAAaagaacatgaagaagaaaTCTGAGACGATTACTCTGAGAATCCCTTCAAGTGGAAGAACGTGGTCGGCCTCAATTCGTTGCAGAATGGAAGGACTGGTGATTCAGTCAGGTTGGGATGATTTTGCAATGGATAATGATTTGGAGGAGTTCGATATTTGTGTATTCGAGCTTGCTCAAGGAGGAAAACACGACTCAAAGCCAGTTATTTTAGATGTTTACATATATCCTGTTGAGAATGAGATCAT
- the LOC125847752 gene encoding B3 domain-containing protein REM16-like isoform X2, giving the protein MATICERCKVLEKQKYWEEFDKQHKFFKIMINDFRRRLRIPQKFVTCFKNSHKLLGQKILTGPSGNTWLVEVVRTEEDDYVFCNGWEVFVKDHCLEDADMLVFKMDGFSAFDVMIFDASACEKETTFFVKKNRNPCKHPDEVTDEHTTEQQSSEDETSNDDDTDEEENIQEPTRGRKSSRGKQYQFQSLQSSKGKKMKKILVAKQDNRKRKCTPISSRKKNVEPEEKRPMFSNRRRVPEKEKMKVHQLASRHTSSVPSLLMTMQPTHVYMGQLEWAQKNMKKKSETITLRIPSSGRTWSASIRCRMEGLVIQSGWDDFAMDNDLEEFDICVFELAQGGKHDSKPVILDVYIYPVENEIMRPL; this is encoded by the exons ATGGCTACCATCTGTGAAAGATGCAAAGTTCTTGAGAAACAAAAGTACTGGGAAGAGTTTGACAAACAACACAAGTTTTTCAAGATAATGATCAATGATTTCAGGCGTAGATTG CGCATTCCACAAAAGTTTGTGACTTGTTTTAAGAACAGTCACAAACTGTTAGGCCAGAAGATTCTAACAGGTCCAAGTGGCAATACATGGTTAGTTGAAGTTGTTAGAACAGAGGAGGATGATTATGTTTTCTGTAATGGCTGGGAAGTATTTGTCAAAGATCATTGCTTGGAAGATGCTGATATGTTGGTGTTCAAAATGGATGGTTTTTCAGCTTTTGATGTCATGATTTTTGATGCAAGTGCTTGTGAAAAAGAGACTACTTTCTTTGTCAAGAAAAATAGGAACCCTTGTAAACATCCAGATGAAGTAACAGATGAACATACAACTGAGCAACAGAGTAGTGAAGATGAAACTTCAAATGATGATGATACGGATGAGGAGGAAAATATACAAGAGCCTACGAGAGGGCGCAAATCGTCGCGTGGAAAACAGTATCAGTTCCAGTCACTTCAGTCTAGTAAAgggaagaaaatgaagaaaatcttgGTAGCCAAGCAGGACAATAGGAAAAGGAAGTGTACACCTATTTCGTCTCGCAAGAAAAATGTTGAACCTG AGGAAAAAAGGCCTATGTTCTCAAACAGACGCCGGGTTCCggagaaagagaagatgaaaGTTCATCAACTGGCCTCAAGACACACATCTTCCGTGCCTTCTCTTCTGATGACAATGCAGCCCACACATGTCTACATGGGTCAACTG GAATGGGCACAAaagaacatgaagaagaaaTCTGAGACGATTACTCTGAGAATCCCTTCAAGTGGAAGAACGTGGTCGGCCTCAATTCGTTGCAGAATGGAAGGACTGGTGATTCAGTCAGGTTGGGATGATTTTGCAATGGATAATGATTTGGAGGAGTTCGATATTTGTGTATTCGAGCTTGCTCAAGGAGGAAAACACGACTCAAAGCCAGTTATTTTAGATGTTTACATATATCCTGTTGAGAATGAGATCAT